The following are from one region of the Anaerolineae bacterium genome:
- a CDS encoding response regulator → MRDNRPLRIWLIDDKPDDRRLARRAIERYFTHAEVQEIGTLDDWQRALTSPLPNLVITDHRLHWGDGLQVLQTIKSRDPLCPVIMFTNTATEQIILDAFRQGLDDYLLKAPQHFPLIPITLVNTLKRARQQRAIHQAEARLRLLHEINRHILRAQTPQEVASAALPLLHPFLQSLFLVVVRLGRQPDNGHVLAAYGAPENELNACFQQSHFPHLLETIRPRTHPFPPPFMPADLPCIQRLVERGTGAVTVIPLQVEEHLLGLLVIGWRSPQEGVSHLIEVASQVVNQLAIALHAAHLLEEERRARHIAEAIQRINLTLS, encoded by the coding sequence ATGAGGGACAACCGTCCCCTCCGCATCTGGCTGATCGACGACAAGCCCGACGATCGGCGCCTGGCCCGACGGGCCATTGAACGCTACTTCACCCACGCAGAAGTGCAGGAAATCGGCACGCTGGACGACTGGCAGCGGGCCCTGACTTCTCCCCTCCCCAACCTGGTCATCACCGACCATCGGCTGCATTGGGGAGATGGCCTTCAAGTGCTGCAAACCATCAAAAGCCGCGATCCCCTCTGCCCGGTGATCATGTTCACCAACACCGCCACGGAACAAATCATTCTGGACGCTTTTCGTCAGGGCCTGGACGACTATCTGTTGAAGGCACCACAACATTTCCCGCTCATCCCCATCACCCTGGTCAACACATTGAAGCGCGCCCGGCAACAGCGGGCCATCCACCAGGCCGAAGCCCGATTGCGGCTGCTCCACGAAATCAACCGCCATATCCTGCGGGCGCAAACTCCCCAAGAGGTAGCCTCGGCTGCGCTACCCCTCCTGCATCCTTTCTTGCAATCGCTGTTCCTGGTGGTGGTGCGCCTGGGTAGGCAACCAGACAACGGGCATGTGCTGGCCGCCTACGGGGCTCCGGAGAACGAACTCAACGCCTGTTTTCAGCAGAGCCACTTCCCCCATCTCCTCGAGACGATACGGCCTCGCACCCATCCCTTTCCCCCGCCTTTCATGCCCGCCGACCTGCCCTGTATCCAGCGCCTGGTCGAGCGGGGTACCGGCGCCGTCACCGTGATCCCTCTGCAGGTGGAAGAGCATCTCCTGGGCCTGCTGGTCATCGGCTGGCGCTCGCCCCAAGAAGGGGTGAGCCATCTTATTGAAGTCGCTTCCCAGGTAGTCAACCAGTTGGCCATCGCCCTCCATGCAGCCCACCTGCTGGAAGAAGAGCGCCGGGCCCGCCACATTGCCGAGGCCATCCAACGCATCAACCTCACCCTCTC